A stretch of Mycobacterium sp. ITM-2016-00316 DNA encodes these proteins:
- the fadD6 gene encoding long-chain-acyl-CoA synthetase FadD6 codes for MSDDTTRTSVGLLDIATKIPGLLLDAPAIVRGVVTGMGARPTAKTSIGKVFQDRAAQYGDRVFLKFEDQRITYRQANETVNRYAAVLAARGVGHGDVVGIMLRNSPDSVLLMLATVKCGATAGMLNYHQRGNVLAHSIGLLNAKAVVAEADLVEPITESGVETEGLVTLDELRQAATTAPTTNPPATAAVLAKDKAFFIFTSGTTGMPKASVMTHYRWLRALAGFGGLGLRLNSNDTLYCCLPLYHNNALTVSVGSALNAGASLALGKSFSASRFWDEVIGHEATAFVYIGEICGYLLNQPPKPTDRAHKVRVIVGNGLRPAIWDEFTKRFGIPRVCEFYGASEGNTAFVNVFNVSKSTGICPSPVAFVEYDLDTGEPARAEDGRLRKVKRGQPGLLLSKVSSFQPFDGYTDKSASEKKLVRDAFKDGDVWFNTGDLMRSQGFGHAAFADRLGDTFRWKGENVATTEVEAGLSGDSQVEEATVFGVEVPGAGGRAGMVALQLKSGAEFDGAALARTAYAHLPPYAVPLFVRIVPELAHTSTFKSQKVELRKQGYGEDVEDPLYVLAGRKEGYVPFYPEYADEVKDGKRPAS; via the coding sequence ATGAGTGACGACACAACGCGTACCAGCGTCGGCCTGCTCGACATCGCCACCAAGATCCCGGGGCTGCTGCTGGACGCGCCGGCGATCGTGCGGGGCGTGGTCACCGGGATGGGTGCCCGGCCCACGGCCAAGACCTCGATCGGCAAGGTCTTCCAGGACCGTGCCGCGCAGTACGGCGACCGGGTGTTCCTCAAGTTCGAGGACCAGCGGATCACCTACCGGCAGGCCAACGAGACCGTCAACCGCTACGCCGCGGTGCTGGCCGCCAGGGGCGTGGGCCACGGCGACGTCGTCGGCATCATGTTGCGTAACTCCCCGGACTCGGTGTTGCTGATGCTGGCCACCGTCAAATGCGGGGCCACCGCCGGCATGCTCAACTACCACCAGCGGGGCAACGTGCTGGCCCACAGCATCGGCCTGCTCAACGCCAAGGCCGTCGTCGCCGAAGCAGACCTGGTGGAACCGATCACCGAGAGCGGCGTGGAAACCGAAGGCCTGGTCACCCTCGACGAACTGCGGCAGGCCGCCACCACCGCGCCCACCACCAACCCGCCGGCCACGGCGGCGGTGCTGGCCAAGGACAAGGCGTTCTTCATCTTCACCTCGGGCACCACCGGGATGCCCAAGGCCAGCGTGATGACCCACTACCGATGGCTGCGCGCACTGGCCGGATTCGGCGGCCTCGGCCTGCGCCTGAACAGCAACGACACCCTCTACTGCTGCCTGCCGCTCTATCACAACAACGCGCTGACGGTGTCGGTCGGTTCGGCGCTGAACGCGGGAGCGTCGCTGGCACTGGGCAAGTCGTTCTCCGCATCACGGTTCTGGGACGAGGTGATCGGCCATGAGGCCACCGCGTTCGTCTACATCGGTGAGATCTGCGGTTACCTGCTCAACCAGCCGCCCAAGCCGACCGATCGCGCCCACAAGGTGCGCGTCATCGTCGGCAACGGTCTGCGCCCGGCCATCTGGGACGAGTTCACCAAACGCTTCGGCATCCCGCGGGTCTGCGAGTTCTACGGCGCGAGTGAGGGAAACACGGCCTTCGTCAATGTGTTCAATGTGTCCAAATCGACCGGCATCTGCCCGAGCCCGGTGGCGTTCGTCGAATACGACCTCGACACCGGGGAACCCGCGCGTGCCGAGGACGGCAGGCTGCGCAAGGTCAAGCGCGGCCAGCCCGGCCTGCTGCTGTCCAAGGTCAGCAGCTTCCAGCCGTTCGACGGCTACACCGACAAGTCGGCGTCCGAGAAGAAGCTCGTGCGTGACGCCTTCAAGGACGGCGACGTCTGGTTCAACACCGGGGACCTGATGCGGTCCCAGGGGTTTGGGCACGCTGCCTTCGCCGATCGGCTCGGCGACACCTTCCGGTGGAAGGGCGAGAACGTCGCGACCACCGAGGTGGAGGCCGGCCTGTCCGGTGATTCGCAGGTGGAGGAGGCGACCGTGTTCGGCGTCGAGGTGCCCGGTGCCGGTGGCCGCGCGGGCATGGTGGCGCTGCAGCTCAAGTCCGGAGCCGAATTCGACGGGGCCGCCCTGGCGCGAACCGCCTACGCACATCTGCCGCCCTATGCGGTGCCGCTGTTCGTGCGGATCGTGCCGGAGCTGGCGCACACCTCCACGTTCAAGAGCCAGAAGGTCGAACTGCGCAAACAGGGGTACGGCGAGGACGTCGAGGACCCGCTCTACGTGCTGGCCGGGCGCAAGGAGGGTTACGTGCCCTTCTATCCGGAGTACGCCGACGAGGTCAAGGACGGGAAGCGCCCCGCGTCCTGA